The Lolium rigidum isolate FL_2022 chromosome 2, APGP_CSIRO_Lrig_0.1, whole genome shotgun sequence genomic interval GTGGTGATTTCTTAGGATCCTTTAATTAAGTTGTGAAAATAAGAAAATTTCCCTAAACTTGTATGGGTTTGATTGACCCCCATGGTGGTTCCATAGTGGAttgaattttttttccttttggtgGGAAGGCTCAAGTAGAATACGGTAAAGCTTTCGTGGTGTTTGGAATACTTTGATTTTTACAGCGTTCTAACGGAGAGTAGAACAGTAGCACTTGCAGGAGTGTGATCTTCGAGATATATCATCGTCTCCGCTTCACCTTGTTTATTTTTATACACAAACTCttttcttatgcactttactttgcggCAGCCTTCGTTCTTGATGTTATATATATTGATATCACATTGTTGTTTGTCTTGCTTAGCAGAAGTTGTTGGTGCACGTAGGTGAATCCTAGTGATATAGGTTTTacgcttgacaaattaaacactagttttatttcaCATTGTTCAAGTTATTAGCTTAAAAGTTTTTAACcatctattcacccccccccccctctaggcggcatccgtgtcctgTCACCTCTCCTGCCTCACGCCATGCCTCGTCGGCTACATACCACGTGAGGGAAGCTCACCTTTTCTGCCCGTGAGCGGTACCCGCAGACCGCCGAGGAGCATGAGgcgtgatacgggcatggaggcctatgtggagcctagattcaggactccaccagcttaattatcttagtttttgtaattgtcatatattggcaaattagggatttttaataaatcgagtcagtcttggtttgggcctgtccaaccaagttaggaggcccatagaggggcgccccagcccagcaagggctggccggccacctccccctcatataaggaggtggggcggctagggtttagggtagaacaagtttagtctcaagattagggttttccccattgtgtgtgttcacgtgtatcatccctccgggggtacggcgctgccgtttatctatattatccgctgcgaaggttcttgtgttcatcaaggattgtctagctcaggtttgaggcgtatcgattcatcgatccgtttgcttgctggattcgttccctcttctccaggctgcgttcatcgcgttgttgggaggaatctctaccctaggttctcgctgtgaaagatcgggcatcaacttaggtggattggcttggatccaccgtatcatgtggtatcagctttctgggttgctcacggcgaggttttgttgatcgatctctttggatcggtttgctgcggagaagattagctctaagatcggaggagtttggatctcggtcgaaggagtttggttggaggaagtttggcattgtttggtggagtttggaggtcatccatggctgtttcggaggtcaaaatcgcgaaaaatcgcgaccagaatcgggaagaagacgaaaattcgcgaccaggaaaaatctggtcggaaatccggtcgaccgggccagtgaccgggctgcCTGGcgtagaacccggtcaaccgggcgcccaaccgggaagttcgcaaattcGCCGATTTCCGGTTTTGCTCCGGTACGAGGCAGccgatccggttggcgaccggtcaaccgggccagagaccgggcaggccggtctggaggccggtccaaccgggccctgggccgggacGGCGTCTGTTCCTGCGGTTGTTTctccggcggtttctcctgttACTGCGGATGCTTCTTCAGCAATACTAGCTACTACTGCTCCTgtttctccggcgatgctccttgATGCTACTACTGTTGTTGCTTCATTTGGAGACGATGTGCGTGGCATACGGTGTTCACGTGGCACGAAATCCGgtgatgttttcaatgattaccttGATATCCGCCATTGGGAGGACTTACCGCATTGTGTGTCAGGACTAAAGTGGTATTTATGCCATGACGCGACAATTGAGCAGTACGAAGAATGGGAGAAGTAAATGGAATTGGGTTTCCAACGATGTCGTCGCTACAAAGGGAAGTTCACTGGGTATGATGCCTGTCTTCTAGCTCACCGGCGTGTGGATGCCGAGTTGGACATATATTGGTATGATGCCGTTGATAGAGGCGAGTATGCTTATACTTGGGCGGACTTCAAAAAGTTTCTTCGTGGTGGTTTTGGGTTACCATTGCAGCAGCGTAAGCAGCCGTCCAGAGTTGTGcatgcaatagaggaagtggacaagtgcatagttcctattcaggagattgttccactaccaacagtcactaaggttgagatgaaatcttcagaggagaggaaacctggctctgataccaagagcactactgtgactgttgaggaggatgtaccattgagagggatgaatatgcaactcaagaaggtacaagatgatgcttgcaagacagttgacaaggttcagcggtggagtttgtttcagactcaatgctttatcaagggcaaggcttgcaagttgatggttgatggtggtagctgtactaatggcattagcaaggcgatggtgatagcgttggggttgtctacatggcgtcttcctgaacctaaacgtcttgagtggttgaatagctgtggtatgctgaagattactcacaaggtgcgtgtgccatttgcagttgatgattatgttgatgagatcgattgcgatgtgttgccattggaggtgtgtggattgctacttgggcgtccttggcagtttgatcgcaatgtgacacatgctgggcgagcaaatacatattcttttatgcatggtggcaaacagcggactttgaagcctatgggtgatgatcatatcaagtccgatgtggaattagtggtgcgtaaggagaagttgcacaagcctaatgtgcagcatacggtgcatgatgttccgagcattgatgttggtgatgtttcagccaagcctgtagatgacaagcaagttcttgttggtgacaagccggatgaagctacacttgttgttgatgtggatgttacagcatgtgctacagttccagtttgtgttgatgctagtatgcagactgatgatgttagtgctgatggtgtttcagtccggtgccagggccggccgaccggctccaggaccggccgggccggtcacccgcccggtcaaccggcgcctAGACCGGCTGTAGCGCAGCGTgttagtggagacagtgggcagtggcactaccgtgctaggagtcctgcagtccagttttccgcgacaccgcagatgcatcgaggcaaggatggacgtgtgagacatctatgtggcccaggaattacacatcttgtgcagggtcatgtgcagcgacacaacggtccatcaaaacctcgcaagaagaaggagttggcgccaaagtccaagctcatgtggagaagaaaggaggcgccaagtgttgtgtcaagtcaagcaggccgcgagggaggatgtggtgtggaaggcaagcaagacttgaagacggcgaggatgtgtcatgttcatatcacgtcaccttttccagaagaccctcacgcgttggggacaacgcttcttgaaggggggaggatgatacgggcatggaggcctatgtggagcccagattcaggactccaccagcttaattatcttagtttttgtaattgtcatatattggcaaattagggatttttaataaatcgagtcagtcttggtttgggcctgtccaaccaagttaggaggcccatagaggggcgccccagcccagcaagggctggccggccacctccccctcatataaggaggtggggcggctagggtttagggtagaacaagtttagtctcaagattaggattttccccattgcgtgtgttcacgtgtatcatccctccgggggtacggcgctgccgtttatctatattatccgctgcgaaggttcttgtgttcatcaaggattgtctagctcgaggtttgaggcgtatcgattcatcgatccgttgcttgctggattcgttccctcttctccaggctgcgttcatcgcgttgttgggaggaatctctaccccaggttctcgctatgaaagatcgggcatcaacttaggtggattggcttggatccaccgtatcaagGCGGCGGAACGCGCAGCAACAGAGCGAGATGGCACGGAGGAGATGGACGAGTTCGTCAAGGAGGGCGGGGTAGGACGAGGAGGTGGAATTCGGCGAGCCGATGCCAATCGGCGAACATGACGCCCTAGTCGCCTTCTTCGAAACCGCTCACCAGGAGGCGGTGCATGACCGTGGCCTCGAAGCTGTGAACAAATCGAGGAGCAGGAATATTTTATGATTTGCCCACTTTTCTTTAAAGTGTTTATTATTTGCCACATGATCAATACATATCAGTGAGACATAAAATGGCAAATGATAGAAGTGCAAAGAACTGCATCCGCCCCATGCAACATGTTTAGGTTCATGCGAACAAAAAAAAACCTAGAATTTAGGTTAGAATTTTTATCCGCGGTGACTCACATGAACATACACGACCAAGATGACTGGAGTCTCTTTCCAACAATGTTCGAGGAGTGCTAATGAGGTGACGCACGAACTTGCAAGGTTTGCTTATGCTTCCAAGGAAACCTATGTGTTGGATGGTGATCCTCCGAAATTTATTTTGCCATATCTAATTCGTGATGTAATACTTTTATCAAATGAAATGAATAAAATCGCCACCAGGcatttcttaaaaaaaaactttttttACCGGTGGAAAATAATGATTGCTCATCATATGACCGAAGATAAGGACATGTTTAACATTCcagaaaaaaacatttttttgaaTGTCAAAAAATATAATCCATTAGACACATATTTTTTAATTGATCAAAATTTTCCTAAGTGTTAAAACATTTTGAGAACTTGTTAAGAAAAATTCATAATCTTGTTTCGAATATTATTACGAATCCAAAATATTCAACTTGCACTTATTTGCACCCATTTGGATTTTGGAACCGGACAGTTTGTTATCTTTCTGAATGAAACTATAATGCTCAGAGGGGTCTGAGAGCAAGTGCCATCCTAGCATGGAGAATGCTAGTACCCAATCGACTGGGATTTTGAAATATGAAAACAAATACTCCCGCTGGCACCGCCTCTGATTCTACGAAAGAGTAAGCACTGACCAACTTACACAGAAGGTAACCGTCTCATATTAAAGCAACTTAGATTAAAGCTACATAAACGATGCACCAGTTTCAAGCTATCGCCCGGGGAGAAAGTGCAATAGCAATAACGTGGTAATAACCTAAACCAAGTAACCAACTGCCTACATACTTCATTTTGCTGCTGGTTTTACCCAACACCCACAAAGCAGCTTTGCTTGCCAAAGCAAAGCTGACCAGACTAGCTCATTCACTTGCCATCTGCTGGTATGCTGAAGCTTACCACCTTCGCCTTCTTTGCTACGGGACCAACCTCGACCacatcatcgctgctgtcgtcaGAATCGCTGGGAAGGTCCACCATTGGCTTCTTGCCCCGCGGATCTGCTACCTTCTTCTTCACCACTTCATACTTCAGCCCCTTCCTGTCAGCCGTAGCATCAATGGAAACAATGGACCCCTCACCGGCATCTCCTTTGACCAGTAACTCGGAGAGCTTCGTCATCACATTCTTGTGCACCCACCTCCTTATGGGCCTTGCGCCATACATCTGTCAGGAACATAAGCGCAGTTACCAAAACATACATAATTGTGAATTAGCATCTCCTGGTTATGCGACTACACTAGCGTGATCACCCACAGATGTTGAAAATGAACGTCACTTACAGGGTTGTACGATTCTGACAAGATAACATCCATCGCGGCATTACTTGCAGTTAGagagatgcccttgtcagctaaaTTGGCAACGGTACTCTTCATCTGGATTTTGACAACCTCCTTTAGTTTGTCATGCGAAAGAGGTTCAAATATCACCATCTCACTCAATCTGTTGAGGAGCTCAGGCTTGAAGTGTTTCCGAACCTGCTCAAACAGTACATATGCCAGTCAGAAGGTAGCTGCTGCAGCCTTAAGAAAATGGTTTAGTTCACAAACCTGTTCCATAACAAGACCACGTGCAGCTTCCATTGTTGTCTGTCCATTCATTCCTGCTGTCAGGTGCTCTGCTCCCAGATTTGAGGTCATAATGATGATGGTATTCTTGAAATCCACAGTCCGGCCTTTACCATCGGTCAACATACCATCATCAAGAAGCTGAAGAAATACATTGAACACCGAGGGATCTGCCTTCTCTACCTCATCAAAAAGAATGACGCTATATGGACGCCTCCTAATTTTCTCAGTTAGTTGTCCCCCATCTTGATGACCATGATAGCTTTAGAATGTTACAAAAGCAACATTAAAATCAGTCAGTGAGTATAAAAATATAATGTGGACAAAGAGCACAATATACAAACCTTGGAGGTGCTCCAATGAGGCGCAGCACAGATCCACTGGTAACATACTCAGACATGTCAAAGCGAACCAACATTTTCTCACTGTTAAATAGCTGCTCAGCAAGAGCTTTCGCAAGCTCAGTCTTTCCAACGCCGGTCGGTCCCAGAAACAGGAAAGATCCTATCGGTTGGCCAGGTTGATCAAGACCAGCCCTGGAGCGTAAGACCGCTTGCGCGACCAAATTGACCGCTTCATCCTGGCCAACGACTCGCTCATGCAATCTGTCAGGAAGGTGGATTAACTTATCTTTCTCCTCTTGATCAAGCGTAGTGACAGGAATTCCTGTCCATCGACTCACAACCTTCAAATAACAACAAACAGATCGCATTGTAACAATGGAAAATATTCAAAAAGAAATCACAATGACACAATGGAAATATTAACAAAGGCACCATTAACAAATGCCTACTTGTGCAACATGTTCTGGTTCAAGAATTCCTTCCTTCACTACTACAGCAGAGCTACTTTGTGCTGCGGTCACATGTCTTTTGCTGTCAATTTGCATCCTTGTAGTAGAGCATGCCTCATCAATCAAATCAATTGCCTTATCAGGAAACTGACGACCTACAGGCAACAGTAAGATTCATTACTTTTCTCCAACATTAAGTTGGCACACAATTGCATGCAGCTAGATGGGAGCATTCGAATTTGCTCCATTTACTCATAGACATTGGCACAAATTTACTCAATCTGTGCACACGATTTTAATGACAAGACTCAATCTTGCGCGTCGCTAATTTGACCTATATAATATAAACTATACAATAAAAAATTATACAATTAGATAATAGAACATATAAAGTTTCTAGAGATGTATCTTCTGTGATATATACTTTATATTAAGTTGGTCAAATTGACAACCTAGGACTACGCATAGGACTAATAAAAtgatatggagggagtagtatgaaTGTATGATCACTCTTGCCCTTGAATTGTACTGCCCAACAGAACAAAACCTTTATGTACATAGTTACAGTATGAGGTGACAGCGTAAGGGCCGGAATTTGAACCATGACAAATCAAGGCCATACCCAATTTTGATCGCAAAAAGAAAGAACActattttcttttccttctttttattttcattATATTTTCTACACAACTACGTGAGTGAAACACGTGTTTGATTCATGAAGAgctcaaaacttttgagattgatagGGTTCGCAAATAGCATACATACAGACAAAGTAACATGTAATCTAATTGTCTTGTTGTCCCATCTATTGACATAGGAGCAATAGACAATCTCGATATGCTTCACAAATAGGTCTTTCTGCAGATTAGCTAAGAAACAAATTAGATTTTGAATATAATCATCATGCTGTACCCATGTAATTAATTAAACTTTATTATGTCATGGCATGTGACTCATGCTATTTCTGAGTAGATTATGTCATCATACGTGCACTCATGCTTTTTCGCAGTATAAGACGTTAATGCTTTTAGCCACTGGTTCATCAGAACATTTGCTAATAGCAGAGTATTTGTGTCTCTCTCATTTCAACTTCAGAGTTTGCTCACATCTGAACATATAATTGGAAATAGGTAGCTGTTCAGTTTTCCTATTACTGAAGTAATAATGTGGAGTATTTGTGTCTCTCTCATATCTTCCACTATCGTGTTCAAGTAGATCCTGAATTCCACTAATTTCAATTGCCTTTTGGAATGAAAAATCCTATCTGCTTATGCAACTAACGATCATACAAAAAGCAATATTTTCTATCAGAAACAGATATATCCACCAGCCACACCAAGCCAAACCCTAGGTTGCCATATTAATGCAGCATCAACGAAACCAATGCAAGCAAGATGTAAACAAAGTTAAGATTCCTCACCAGTTATGTAGCGGCCAGCAAGCTgtgcagcagcaacaagagcagCATCCTGAATTGTCAAACCATGGTGCTCTTCATACCTCCCTTTTAGACCCTGCAGAATGGCAATTGTTGCCTGTGTGCTTGGCTCCTCCACATGCACCATCTGGAACCGCCGCTCCAATGCGGCATCTTTCTCGATGTACTTGCGGTACTCATCAAAAGTCGTAGCGCCCACACAGCGGATACGGCCACGGGCCAATGCCGGCTTCAGCAGGTTGGCGCCGTCCATGCTGCCGCCACCGCACTTCCCGGCGCCAACAAGCATGTGCACCTCATCGATGAACAGAATAACCTTACTGTTTGCATCCTCCGCCTCCTTGATCACATTCTTCAGGCGTTCCTCGAACATGCCGCGGTACTGGGTCCCGGCCACCATGGCCCCAAGGTCGACCTCCACAAGGCGCGCTCCAGCAAGTGCCGCAGGGACCGTCCCAGCGGCGATGCGCTGGGCGAGGCCCTCTGCAATGGCCGTCTTGCCGACCCCCGGCGCGCCGACTAGCACAGCGCTGTTCTTGGTACGGCGGCAGAGGATGCAGACAACGCGATCGATCTCGTCGTCGCGTCCGATCACTGGATCGGTGTTGCCGACCGCGGCCGTCATGTCCCGTCCGtacgcccgcaaagccttctcctTCTTTGCCCCCGCCCTGGGCGCGGCGCCGGCGA includes:
- the LOC124687229 gene encoding chaperone protein ClpB1-like; the protein is MTAAVGNTDPVIGRDDEIDRVVCILCRRTKNSAVLVGAPGVGKTAIAEGLAQRIAAGTVPAALAGARLVEVDLGAMVAGTQYRGMFEERLKNVIKEAEDANSKVILFIDEVHMLVGAGKCGGGSMDGANLLKPALARGRIRCVGATTFDEYRKYIEKDAALERRFQMVHVEEPSTQATIAILQGLKGRYEEHHGLTIQDAALVAAAQLAGRYITGRQFPDKAIDLIDEACSTTRMQIDSKRHVTAAQSSSAVVVKEGILEPEHVAQVVSRWTGIPVTTLDQEEKDKLIHLPDRLHERVVGQDEAVNLVAQAVLRSRAGLDQPGQPIGSFLFLGPTGVGKTELAKALAEQLFNSEKMLVRFDMSEYVTSGSVLRLIGAPPSYHGHQDGGQLTEKIRRRPYSVILFDEVEKADPSVFNVFLQLLDDGMLTDGKGRTVDFKNTIIIMTSNLGAEHLTAGMNGQTTMEAARGLVMEQVRKHFKPELLNRLSEMVIFEPLSHDKLKEVVKIQMKSTVANLADKGISLTASNAAMDVILSESYNPMYGARPIRRWVHKNVMTKLSELLVKGDAGEGSIVSIDATADRKGLKYEVVKKKVADPRGKKPMVDLPSDSDDSSDDVVEVGPVAKKAKVVSFSIPADGK